In Bythopirellula goksoeyrii, a single window of DNA contains:
- a CDS encoding ABC transporter permease yields MYLFENPVLQKELVSNLRMNRTFVLLFAYVALLGLLVYAAWPAEERLDMSNSDKAKPLVNLLFLGQYMLMSLMAPSFAAGAITGEKERDSFEMLMASPVKPGAIVFGKLAASLCPLAELMIGSLPVVMLCLPLGGVQFFEVVAAYVAMISSVALFTAISLWCSSYFSRTSSSLVVSYLLILPLAMLGVFIWQALEQLGPARLVVVCGVVPVACLSVTAMLLFDTSRRLLAAPDLGSAGQQAIDLGTEAESAVGLYIKREEFPDRLFAPPKRTTFLPEDANPIYDKEIRSEIFSQGTLMLRLVIQISMGLALPLMGILLFLKQHLAPWYIAYVLLFNMLVGPVFTAGSVTSERERQTLDMLLTTLISPWQMMWGKLLSGLRVSSVLTAFLMWPVVLACIMPLDFWYNLPTMFGYFVVVFLACCTTAMTALFCSTLFQKTSTSLLATYLIIITLFLVPLAADRFVQFFGKSGTAEDFVQLAGIASPFVAIFNLPLEVASSPGPPQGSLPLFFGHLVFAILYNAALLCTVMWLFQVRWRVSDN; encoded by the coding sequence ATGTATCTCTTCGAAAACCCTGTGCTCCAGAAGGAACTCGTCAGCAACTTGCGGATGAACCGCACTTTTGTGCTGTTGTTTGCTTATGTGGCGCTGCTGGGGTTGTTGGTCTATGCTGCGTGGCCTGCAGAGGAGCGGTTGGACATGTCGAACTCCGACAAGGCCAAGCCGCTGGTGAATCTATTGTTTCTGGGGCAGTACATGCTCATGTCGCTGATGGCTCCCAGCTTTGCTGCGGGGGCAATTACCGGCGAGAAGGAACGCGACAGCTTCGAGATGCTGATGGCCAGTCCGGTGAAGCCGGGGGCGATTGTGTTCGGCAAATTGGCGGCTTCGCTGTGCCCCCTGGCGGAGTTGATGATTGGTTCGTTGCCAGTTGTGATGCTTTGTTTGCCGTTGGGAGGGGTGCAGTTCTTCGAAGTAGTCGCGGCGTATGTAGCGATGATTTCGTCCGTGGCGCTGTTCACTGCCATCAGCCTGTGGTGCAGCAGCTATTTCTCGCGGACCTCTTCTTCGCTAGTAGTGTCGTATCTGTTGATTCTCCCTTTGGCCATGTTAGGGGTGTTTATCTGGCAGGCGCTTGAGCAGTTGGGCCCGGCGCGACTCGTGGTCGTCTGCGGGGTAGTGCCAGTAGCCTGCCTCTCCGTCACAGCGATGTTACTTTTCGACACTTCGCGGCGGTTGCTGGCTGCCCCTGATCTGGGAAGTGCCGGCCAACAGGCGATTGATCTTGGCACCGAAGCCGAATCTGCCGTTGGATTGTATATCAAGCGCGAAGAATTTCCCGACCGGTTGTTCGCACCTCCGAAGCGGACTACGTTTCTCCCCGAGGATGCCAATCCGATCTACGACAAGGAAATCCGCAGCGAAATTTTCAGCCAGGGGACCCTCATGCTTCGCCTGGTGATCCAGATCAGCATGGGTTTGGCGCTACCGTTGATGGGCATTTTACTTTTTCTCAAACAGCATCTCGCCCCCTGGTATATTGCCTACGTGCTGCTCTTTAATATGCTTGTCGGCCCAGTTTTTACTGCTGGAAGTGTGACCAGCGAGCGGGAGCGCCAGACGCTCGACATGTTGCTGACCACGCTGATTTCTCCTTGGCAGATGATGTGGGGAAAATTGCTTTCTGGGTTGCGGGTCTCAAGTGTGTTGACGGCATTCCTGATGTGGCCAGTCGTGCTGGCCTGCATAATGCCGCTGGACTTTTGGTACAATCTGCCGACGATGTTTGGTTACTTTGTCGTAGTCTTCCTCGCATGCTGTACGACGGCGATGACAGCGCTTTTCTGTTCGACCCTTTTCCAGAAAACTTCGACCAGTTTGCTTGCCACATATCTGATCATCATTACCCTCTTTCTGGTACCGCTGGCTGCGGATCGATTCGTCCAGTTTTTTGGCAAATCCGGAACTGCCGAGGACTTCGTGCAACTTGCCGGGATTGCGAGTCCCTTTGTGGCAATCTTTAATCTGCCGCTCGAGGTGGCAAGCTCGCCGGGGCCTCCTCAGGGTTCACTCCCTCTCTTTTTCGGTCATTTGGTGTTTGCCATCCTGTACAACGCCGCGCTCTTGTGTACGGTGATGTGGTTGTTCCAGGTCCGCTGGCGGGTGTCAGATAATTAG
- a CDS encoding aspartate/ornithine carbamoyltransferase family protein: MSHDLPDGPAPTQDELDLLHYESRIERPVRMKLPEFERNERLRHVIFSGQFSVAMLEDLAETADKIRVLSKMREGQDFLIRLLNHKRAMLYFTQPSTRTFLSFMAACQILGITCNEVRDPTTSSETKGETRFDSLRMFSSYFDLIIMRSKLARLAESCAYLMNDLEASGNRSVPIINAGSGSDEHPTQALLDIYTLQRTFQFSRPQDSPAATRFDELRREHPDLTKGLSHKVYGFCGDIGRGRTVRSLASLLGNYEGVTLIFVSPDDPTLSLRDDLRQRLADRGVRTIEVQSFDERVGGVPVIEQLDALYMTRIQKEHNAADEDAKFAALDLSRYKLNLELVSRMKRYAPILHPFPRDQHFGEIPPEIDNDPRAVYFRQARNGMWIRAALLASVFGVDHQISRFFHEEYSEWHDYNESPSSAI; this comes from the coding sequence ATGTCGCACGACCTGCCAGATGGTCCCGCTCCAACGCAAGACGAGTTGGATTTACTGCATTATGAGTCGCGGATTGAGCGGCCAGTGCGGATGAAGCTCCCCGAATTCGAGCGGAACGAGCGTCTGCGGCACGTGATTTTCAGTGGCCAGTTTTCGGTTGCGATGCTCGAAGACTTGGCCGAAACGGCCGACAAGATCCGCGTCCTTTCCAAGATGCGTGAAGGGCAGGATTTCCTGATCCGCCTCTTGAATCACAAACGGGCCATGTTGTATTTCACACAGCCCTCGACCCGCACGTTTCTCTCATTCATGGCTGCTTGCCAGATTCTTGGGATCACTTGTAACGAAGTCCGCGATCCGACGACCTCCTCGGAGACCAAAGGTGAGACCCGATTTGACTCACTGCGAATGTTCTCCAGCTATTTCGATCTGATTATCATGCGCAGCAAACTTGCCCGACTGGCAGAGTCGTGTGCCTACTTGATGAACGATCTAGAAGCCTCGGGCAACCGCAGTGTACCGATCATTAACGCGGGTTCCGGATCGGACGAACATCCGACCCAGGCACTGCTAGACATTTACACGCTGCAACGCACTTTTCAATTCTCTCGCCCACAGGACTCGCCCGCCGCTACTCGTTTTGACGAACTACGCCGGGAGCATCCAGATCTGACCAAAGGATTGTCGCACAAGGTCTACGGGTTCTGTGGAGACATTGGTCGGGGTCGGACCGTGCGATCACTGGCCAGCTTGCTGGGGAATTACGAGGGAGTAACCCTAATTTTCGTCTCGCCCGACGATCCGACGCTTTCGCTCCGCGACGACTTGCGCCAGCGACTGGCCGACCGCGGGGTGCGAACAATAGAAGTGCAGTCGTTTGACGAACGGGTCGGGGGAGTACCCGTCATCGAGCAACTCGATGCGCTCTACATGACACGCATACAGAAGGAACACAATGCGGCCGACGAGGATGCGAAGTTTGCCGCGTTGGATTTGTCGCGCTACAAGTTGAATCTCGAACTTGTGAGCCGCATGAAACGCTATGCTCCCATTTTACACCCTTTCCCGCGCGATCAGCATTTCGGCGAAATTCCACCCGAAATCGACAATGACCCGCGGGCCGTCTACTTCCGCCAGGCCCGCAATGGCATGTGGATCCGCGCCG
- a CDS encoding four helix bundle protein produces the protein MSILSYRDLVVWQEGMAIAKEVYKAKEHFPKQKLYGLVSQIRRCSVSIPSNIAEGHARTSTKEYLHHISFVMGSLAELGTQLILSNELQYLDEIIMNSLLERCETLGRRLRSLTSSLKSRVLQSKET, from the coding sequence ATGAGCATTCTTAGCTATCGAGACTTGGTCGTTTGGCAGGAGGGAATGGCTATCGCCAAAGAGGTCTATAAAGCTAAGGAGCACTTCCCCAAACAGAAACTTTATGGATTGGTCAGCCAGATTCGTAGGTGCAGCGTCTCCATCCCTTCCAATATTGCCGAAGGACACGCGCGGACCTCAACCAAGGAGTATCTTCATCACATTTCTTTTGTGATGGGCTCGCTGGCCGAATTAGGAACGCAACTCATCTTGTCCAACGAACTCCAATATCTTGACGAAATCATTATGAATTCTCTCCTCGAAAGGTGTGAGACTTTAGGAAGACGCTTGAGATCACTCACAAGCTCCTTGAAATCCAGGGTTTTGCAATCGAAGGAAACTTAG